Within the Osmerus mordax isolate fOsmMor3 chromosome 6, fOsmMor3.pri, whole genome shotgun sequence genome, the region CTTGGATCTCTGAGAAGTGTGTCAGCCCACAGAAGCAtagatttgtttttttaattttttaatttaataaaaatgtctctggcattgttcagagggccggtccaaATGCGTGGGCGGGCCGTATTCATCCCGTGggccgtagtttggggacccctgacaTAGACTCTAGTGTCACTAGTGAGCGTGGCACAAACCCTCTCAAAAGAGAGCACATGTTTTCTTTGTGGAGGTCAGAGTTGTCCTAGTTGTATCATCCTTATGTAAAACTGTGCTCTGCTCCTGAACACTGGGATTAGAGCCGGAGATAAGAAGCTGGACTCAAACGCTGTCATGTTTGATCATCTTGAACTGAAAGTGACAATTCAAAGACATTGCATCAAAACTAAGATGACATTATTTGTGAGAGTATCAGTgacatatatatttacattgacatttacatgtagtcatttagcagacgctcttatccagagcgacttacagtaagtacagggacattcccccgaggcaagtagggtgaagtgccttgcccaaggacacaatgtcatttttccatgtacttactgtaagtcgctctggatatgagcgtctgctaaatgacttaaaatgtaaatgtaatatctaGAGTTGTACAGTATAAAGGTTTTGGCTGAACAGCGGTGCAGTCCCTGTAACACAGTACCTGTAACACAGTCCCTGTAACACAGTCCCTGTAACACAGTACCTGTAACACAGTCCCTGTAACACAGTACCTGTAACACAGTACCTGTAACACAGTCCCTGTAACACAGTACCTGTAACACAGTCCCTGTAACACAGTACCTGTAACACAGTACCTGTAACACAGTCCCTGTAACACAGTACCTGTAACACAGTCCCTGTAACACAGTACCTGTAACACAGTCCCTGTAACACAGTACCTGTAACACAGTACCTGTAACACAGTCCCTGTAACACAGTCCCTGTAACACAGTACCTGTAACACAGTCCCTGTAACACAGTACCTGTAACACAGTCCCTGTAACACAGTACCTGTAACACAGTACCTGTAACACAGTACCTGTGGTGTAAGGCTCGCTGTTGTTCTGCCCACAGTTCTTCATCTTGACGGGCGAGAGGCAGAGGGGCTTGACCACCTTGTGGGTGCCCTCGCACCAGTAGGAGGTACACAGAGCGAGGATGgagagggccagggccagggtggtcagggccagggagaggagggagcgggaACGGCGAGACATGTTTTCCAACATGACCCACGGAGGAGATAAGCACGCCAGGGTGGCGGTGAGGAGGACAACGAGCCGAGCGGAAACAGTTCGAggggacgaggggaggagaggagggaggcggtggggagggggggagggagagagtgttggGAGCCCCGTGGAGAAGTTTTCGTTTTTTTagtgaagagagagtgtgaggggttATGATGTCAGTGTCTGGCAGTGAGAACAGAGACGGGAGCGCTGGGTAATGATAGCAGAGGGGAGCTACAGGTCCGTCTGCACGGCGGAGGGGCAGAGCAGAGAAACACCACATGCATGAGAGAGAGGACGTACAAGACCGGCTACGAAGGAAATGCCAAGAAGAGCTGGCGACGACGTAACGACGCAGGGAGGAAAGATGATAAACGATACACAGAGGGACAAAGATCAGGGGGattatgagagagggagagttggatAAAATCCTGTCAAGTTAAAAGAAAGGGTGATTGGACAGATGGAATATTCAAATGAGCAATAGGATTTAGAAGAATATAGGTTCAAACCAGGAGAAAACAGTGGGATCAAAGGGCATATGCCTTTTCGGACAGCTTGCGTTATCCTATTATAAATCAGGATTTCCAATATATGTCCAGAGCCATATGCACATAAACCTCTTCCCTAGAATCAATCTATAGCAAGCAGTTATGGCTGGGAGTGGGGGGTTTATATGTTAAAGGCCCAGTCCTCAGCAAACTAGCGTGTTGGATTTATAtacattgacatttacatttagtcatttagcagacgctcttatccagagcgacttacagtaagtacagggacattcccccgaggcaagtaggatgaagtgccttgcccaaggacacaacgtcagttggcatgaccgggaatcgaactggcaaccttcggattactagcccgattccctaaccactcagccacctgactccctatatataaTAGTTAGTGTTTGATTAGATGTAGATCTTTCTCCTGACAGCTGGAGCGGTAGGCCAGGTGGCACAAGGAGGAGGTCTACTCTACCCTGCAGCTATCATCTCCACCAGCATCGCGTGTCTCTCCGGGGTCATTACATCTGCCCTGGGACAAACAACTCTTGTTTCTAAAGAGGATTAGTAATTCATACGTTCCTGGGAGTTTATGTCTTCCTTCTTCCTGACTAAGACGTCCTGGCTGGTCCACTCATCATCTACTCCTACTTTGGCCTGTAAGTTGAGGTCAAGATGAGGCAGGAATCAACAGATTactttttggatgaaattattGGTTAAGCCTCTGATTTAAATCGAATTTTGCTGGTAATCCCTCCTGTTAATCTACTTTAatctgtttgtgtcaggtgtgtttgagtgtgaaaCCAACTCTTGTCTGTCTCTACTGGCTCGTGTGAACACAGCCCCCAGAAAGTTCCACACCATGGAGGGTTAACAAATCTTTAAGGACTGCTGGTGAACAGCCCTGCTATGAACAGCCCTGCTGGTGAACAGTCCTGCTATGAACAGTCCTGCTATGAACAGTCTTGCTATGAACAGCCCTGCTATGAACAGCCCTGCTATGAACAGCCCTGCTATGAACAGCCCTGCTGGTGAACAGTCCTGCTATGAACAGTCCTGCTATGAACAGTCCTGCTATGAACAGCCCTGCTATGAACAGCCCTGCTATGAACAGCCCTGCTGGTGAACAGTCCTGCTATGAACATCCCTGCTATGAACAGCCCTGCTATGAACAGCCCTGCTGGTGAACAGCCCTGCTGGTGAACAGCCCTGCTATGAACAGCCCTGCTATGAACAGTCCTGCTATGAACAGCCCTGCTGGTGAACAGCCCTGCTATGAACAGCCCTGCTATGAACAGCCCTGCTATGAACAGCCCTGCTGGTGAACAGTCCTGCTGGTGAACAGTCCTGCTATGAACAGTCCTGCTATGAACAGCCCTGCTATGAACAGTCCTGCTGGTGAACAGTCCTGCTATGAACAGTCCTGCTATGAACAGCCCTGCTATGAACAGTCCTGCTATGAACAGCCCTGCTATGAACAGCCCTGCTATGAACAGTCCTGCTATGAACAGCCCTGCTATGAACAGTCCTGCTATGAACAGCCCTGCTATGAACAGCCCTGCTATGAACAGACCACAATGTTTGAACAGATCCTTGAAAACCGTTTTGGTACAGGTGCAAAACTGTGTGCTAAACTTTGATAACCTACTCTGCATGAAATGACAGTTCATGTATACTCATTAGCATTGTTtaatttgtttaatttaaattaaacaaattaACACTAGTGAGTGTCATTTTAAGTTGCTCAGTATCTGAAAGATGGTAAATAATCTGAAACCTTTAAGGACAGTTAAGTATAAGTACTTTTTAAGTATaagtaaatatatacatattaaaATATTCAGCGTTTAAATTCAATGAAGGTCTAAGATGTTTTCTCATCACTAGCTCTATCTACTCAGATTTACATTCTCTTGTATTAAACTTCTTAGTTTTATTACTTCTCAAAACCATCACCTTTTTGTATGAGTTTTGGCGAGTTGGGCAAATTTGAATCGTTTCTTTACTAAAGCAGTTTGGCTGAAGCAGAAACAGGGCAGGCCAACAAATTCAAAATACTGTATGACCACCATTATGCAATAATATAGCCCTTTGACCAACGTGGGCTAGTCCATTAGGGACTACAAGGCTTTCGATGACAAATCCAATTGCCGTAAAATTAATGTGCTTTTTTGTGATTTTAAGATAATCTTCTCAGTCCATCTACATGGTGAATGGAGTAATGTTCTTGTTCCATGATTACTCAGACAGAAAATGTATCAGGAAAACTCAAGATAGAGACTGATTTAAATGTGCTTCATTCAAAACCAGCATTAAACCAACAGTAAACAATACTACCCTTAAGTATTTCAGCCATTTCACACAACATCGTAACTCGAGGAACATACTCGTAACTGGAAATCTCTATCATCTCACGACAGTATGCTAACATTACCATTTCTACCGGTGGCCGATCTTTCAATAGGTCTTCAGCTTTGCCACTGCAGTCTTTTCACTGTAGACAGAAATGTCTTTTGACAAAGTCCTCTCTAAGCATACCTCAGTACAGCAGTTCACTTTAACGCCTCTGTTGAGGTCTGTCTTCCAGTGTAGCTCAGATCATCTCTCACCTACGgcctccttttttttctctgtgcCCAACAACTCAATCTTTTCTTCATGTCATTTTTACGCCTCTGGTAGTACCCACAATCCCCTGTAGACTGAGCAGCAGTGACCCTTACCTCTCCAGCCGGACTCTcctgaccctcctctccagcagaccggggtgtgtgtgtgtgtgcccgcctCCCTGACACTCCCTTcccctttttctgtctttcttgggAATTTGTGTCACAGACCTATCCCTCAACCATGTAATCCCTCTAAGTCCATCTGTTACTGTAgcgctctcccttcctctcctccctccatcctcacttctttggagtttctctctctttctctctttgccaGCCCTAATTAGACCATTATCTGGCAGCGCTCCCACGTAATCAATGAGCGTGTTAGCGGCTAGTCGTGTTTAATCACTTTCCTCAGCATGCTGTTAAACGCAGTGTTTGAATCTCATCTGGTAGTCTCCTTTCTCACCCCGTCAAACCAGAACCAGCTGGTCACATCAAAACCGAATCCTGTGTTCTGCCAACTAAGAAAACATTTACAAATGATAATGAACAAATTATTCGTAGCATGCGTTTGTTCAGTGACAataatttatttacattttgttatATACAGAATAATAGAAACGAGAAATTTGCCATTTTGATAACGTTAATCTATAAGAAAATTGTAAAAACGGTTCTGTGTGAAGTTAATGCGGAGGGCACAACTACAACACATTCCTCAACCCCAGGCTTGAGATTTACAGTAATGTAGAATCAACTTCCCATCACTGCCGAAGCACTgcaagatagacagagagagagagagtcagtctTTTTGAATGAGTATAAGCAGGGTTGCTTGGGGCTTGGACAATACTGTAGCACGTGCCCGAACAATCAAACATTGTTTGTGGTCATCATCAGTTTCATTTCGTTTAGTTATGAGGTGAATTGTGTGTTAGATccaagtaaaaataaataaataaaggaatTGAGTTGTATAGAACTTTCTCAAATACCCTGATTACTTAgtctgttacattacatttacatttagtcatttagcagacgctcttatccagagcgacttacagtaagtacagggacattcccccgaggcaagtagggtgaagtgccttgcccaaggacacaaggtcaattggcttgaccgggaatcgaactggcaaccttcggatcactagcccgattccctcaccgctcagccacctgactccctgacattaCAACATAGGTGCATTCAGTTTGGCAAGGCAGGGATATATCTCCATGGGGAACAGAGTGGAGCACAGTAAAGTAAGTCTACAGTGTCGTTAGAAAGCTCTGACACATGCAGGGAGGCCTTTGCCTTAGTGAGGGGCAACACATCAAGGAACTCTGCCACGTTGTTTGAAACAGAGTAAGATTCGTAAAAATAAATGCTGTGTGTAGGTTCACTTTGCGCGCTGAAAATTGTGTAACCTACAGCATCCTCTGCTGGTAACTCCACCACATGAAAACTGTCCAAGGTTTACGTGACAGAAATATTGCTACTTACTTCAAAGAGGACTCCTACTTCTTGATCGGGTGAGGGTGAAAATGACTGATTTACATAAATaaactgaaagaaaaacaaaaacaccctGATTAAATAAAAAGACACATTTTATAATTAAAGTTCTTCATCTGTGGACCACTCAAGAAATGGGTTTAAGAAGCccatatcattttttttttacgcaGTCTTACCAGCTGTTCATTTGCATCCATCTTGAGGAAACGGgcgatgaacagagagagagattgcacTGTCCTCCCTTTCTCGACTGACCATTTCTTCGTCTTCATTATGGGAGTGTCACCCACTGCCTTCAACAAGATGTCAACTAAGGTAAGGAGAAACGAAATGGTACAGCGGTATCAGCTCAGATATAGTCAACATATGAATCACAACCTTCGTGTAGGTAACCGTT harbors:
- the atg12 gene encoding ubiquitin-like protein ATG12, yielding MACNVSGSSIDCDSSVLHRREKQRMSDNAESPTEAPKDEPSAVQQPAEDSATTDEKKKIDILLKAVGDTPIMKTKKWSVEKGRTVQSLSLFIARFLKMDANEQLFIYVNQSFSPSPDQEVGVLFECFGSDGKLILHYCKSQAWG